The window TTCGGTGGAGGCTCCTGGGCTGATGAGGTCGAGGAAACCTATGGTGAGTGACGTTCATCCGAGTTCACGGTTCATGACACGCCGGATGCTAACAGACGTGACGCAGTCACTGGTACGTCGGCTCATGCTGCATCTCCAGCTGCCGCGCCTTCTCCATCTTCACCTTGAGCCAAATCTGACTCCAATAGTTGGCACTCAGCAGCTACCCGCCAGCGATCGATCCCGTCCCGGTGGAACCCATTCGGCCTGGCAGGAACGAGGTCAGTCACCCAACCCAGCGGCCAGCTTTCCCACCTTTGTCTCTGCTGACCGTCCAAGGCTACTCCGTCCGAGAGGAGACTCCTCAGACGCTACCCACCAAGCCACCATTCACCGCACATCTCGGCAACCTGTCCTACGATGCCACCAGCGAAACCGTTACCGAGTTCTTCGAGGGCTGCAGCGTCGTCAGCGTCCGCATCATCGAGGACCGCGAGCTCATGCGCCCCAAGGGATTTGGCTATGTCGAgttcgccgacgtcgacggcctcaaGAAGGCGCTGACCCTTGATGGAGAGTCGTTCCAGGACCGCATGATTCGAATCAAGATCGCCGATCCTCGTACGTcgccccgtcgacgacccgtTGAGAAGCGACGAACTAACTCTCGCAGCTCGCGGCGGTGAcagccgaggaggagaatCGACTCGTGACCTCAGTGATTGGAGTCGCAAGGGCCCGTTGCCCGACCTCCCCGGCCGAGGCAGCCGTCAGCCCTCTGATTTTGGCGAACGCCGTCCCCGAGACCCCGCCTTCTCGGAGAGCCGACCTGCCCGCGAGATCAACTGGGAGCGAAAGGGCCCTCTGGCGCCCATCCCCGGACAAGAGTACGCGCCCGGACCTCGCGACCGTAGCCGTTCGCGTGCCACCCCCGAGGGTATGGGCGACCGCAGCGAGCGCGGAAGCCGAAGCGGAGCCGGAGCCTGGGGCGAAGGCCGCCAGGAAGGCTcgcgcccgcctcgtcgagacCAGCCCGAGCGCGCCGAgcgcgtcgtcaccgccgccgagaaggaCTTCCAGTGGCGTGAGCGAATGCGCCCCGATGCCCCTGCCAAGCCGGAAGCGACGTcgcacgacggcagcgaggcACCCCCATCGCCAGCACTGTCCACGGCCGCGCCCGCCCAGGgtggccgccctcgcctgAACCTGGCCAAGCGAACGGTCTCCGAAGCGGCGaacgcggccgcggccgcacCCGCCGGCGACTCCAAGGCGAGCCCGTTTGGTGCCGCCCGCCCGATCGATACGGCGtccaaggagaaggagatTGAGGAGAAGCGACTGCAGGTGCTGCAGGAGAAGCGCGAGGCGGAAgagaaggccaaggaggaaCGCCGGCTCGCCaagcaggccgccgccgccgccgccgaagtTGATGCTCCCGCCAAGGTGGAAGAGGACGCCAAGGCTG of the Drechmeria coniospora strain ARSEF 6962 chromosome 01, whole genome shotgun sequence genome contains:
- a CDS encoding RNA recognition motif containing protein; the encoded protein is MAPKKKEQQKMSLGDFLTDSGFGGGSWADEVEETYVTVGTQQLPASDRSRPGGTHSAWQERGYSVREETPQTLPTKPPFTAHLGNLSYDATSETVTEFFEGCSVVSVRIIEDRELMRPKGFGYVEFADVDGLKKALTLDGESFQDRMIRIKIADPPRGGDSRGGESTRDLSDWSRKGPLPDLPGRGSRQPSDFGERRPRDPAFSESRPAREINWERKGPLAPIPGQEYAPGPRDRSRSRATPEGMGDRSERGSRSGAGAWGEGRQEGSRPPRRDQPERAERVVTAAEKDFQWRERMRPDAPAKPEATSHDGSEAPPSPALSTAAPAQGGRPRLNLAKRTVSEAANAAAAAPAGDSKASPFGAARPIDTASKEKEIEEKRLQVLQEKREAEEKAKEERRLAKQAAAAAAEVDAPAKVEEDAKAEDNDKADEGAKVDEKVAEAKEGSEPAEKQNGTPAEQKVPIRSREPKENAPSFKSRATEGGSWRSAPNEQRANRGGGPGGARGGRGGGRGDRADGAGRGSRNEGRGARANGSPGQQQAPAPAATDAEPSTDADGWTTVPNKKGRQGRP